The Saprospiraceae bacterium genome contains the following window.
CCCAATTTCAAATAGATGAATTTATAAATTCATCTATTTGAAGGAGGTACCTTAGCTCAGTTGGTAGAGCAACGGACTGAAAATCCGTGTGTCCCTGGTTCGATTCCTGGAGGTACCACAAATGACCCTTGTAAGTTTAAAATTTACAAGGGTTTTGTTTTTTACCCTTTTTATTTCAATTCAGGATAAATAAAAAGCCAGTAATTTAAATCTTGCTTATTTTATCCAACACCTCATTCAGTGTATGCTTAACAATGATTGAATAGGGTGCAACTCCTTCTTTTGTATTTGAAGAATTTACAAAATGAATTAGAGTATTGTTTGTGCCGGAGTTTTGTATATGAATAATGTGATTTGGATTAATATGAATGTGAAATCCGGCAGGGGTCAAGAGGTCTAGTAATTTCATAATTGTTTGATTTAATTGCTGAATTAAAATTCTTAATGATAAATATAAGAAAATGTCAGCGTTTGTCTCGCTTAAATTATGTGTTTTTACTAAAACAATGAAATTTGATTGTATTTTACAGCCCTTTGTTAGTTTTCAATCTGTATTTTTCCAGATTGCTTCTGTCCATTGTCATTTTGAAATTCATAAAAATAAATTCCATTTCTGACAGGAATATTTAATTCAGTTCGCCTTTGACTTATCCGCTCAGTATAAACAGTTGTACCCAACATCGTGGAAATTTTCAGCGTTCCATCACATGCTTCTCCTAATTGAATCGTAAATTGTCCATTGGTAGGATTTGGATAAATTATAAAGTCGGAATTCACTTTTTCAGTTTTTGTCTGAACCGGCAATGTGATCTCAAATTGTGAAACACAGGTTTTTCCATTGTATATTGCCTTAAACGTATATTTACCAGGATTGGTAGGTAATTTTTTTGACCAGCCCTGAATGCGGGTCTTACTGTCTGCAGGGCTGGTATAAGTCCAACTGGTAAATACCGAGCCATCCGGATTTAAGATACTGATATCGGCGGTCATACCGCTGAGTTCATCTCTTAAAAAAATATAAAATTTTGCAAACCCTGCGGGCAATCCCGAACCTTGAAATGGGATTTGAAAAACATTCGTTTCATTTGGAATTTCTGTTGCAGGACATGCAGGAATTACGATGTCTGTTGAGTTGCTTGAAACTTTCACAATGGCTGTTTCTTTATAATCATTTTGTTTTGCCCACCAGCTCGTCGTATTTAATGCATTGCAAGTTCCTTTAAATGGATCTATACGGGTTGCTACCGTAGCACCAGCCCACACTTCAAAATGTAAATGCGGACCGGATGAATTTCCGGAACTTCCTACAATTCCAATAAATTCTCCAAGCTCCAAGCTTTGACCAATTGTTTTTGCAGTTAGTGAATTCTTTTTCATATGCAAATACAAGGCTCTGGAACCGTCTGCGTGTTGTACTACTATATAATTAGGCATCATGGTATTCGTAGCGCAATTTTTATCAAATTCTCCGTCGTGTTTATCAATGATCATTCCGGGAGCAGCTGCAATCACTTCCACCCAATTAGAATCCATTTTTAAATAATTATAAGGCCAAATCGAAATATCGGTCCCTCTGTGTCCATCGTAGGTGTTTGTCCCACAATTAAAATCCTGAAATGCTCCTGATGTCGTATTCTGATCTACATATGCCGAAACCCGATAAAAACTACAATCCGTTAAACGGTCCGCTGCACGAAGCGGCCATTCCAATGAGACGACCGCTGTTTGCATCTTCTTTTCTGGCTGCATTCGCTGGTTGTTTTCCATGCAACGTTGTTCAATGTTTTTATATAAAGTCTCCGTCACACATGGATTCATTGCATTGTTGGTAAAAAAACTTGATTCGTCCACTTGAATACCAGGATCATGAATTGGAATTTGAGCGATTAATGGGATACTAAGCAAGACTGAAACTGCAATCAATAATGTCTTTATACAATGATTTTTCATAATGATCTAAGGTACTAATTTAAAGAGTCAACAAAAGAAAAATATGCTGCCTGAGCTGTTTTTATTTGCCCAATACTGCTTTTTGGATTGCTTTATTCAAACAAGACAAATGGTGACGAAGAGGAGCTTGTCGGCATGCTGACCAAATGCGTCAGCACCCGCCAAAAAAATACAGAATCAGAATGTGAGCGGAGCATGCGGAGTATGGACATTTGATTTTTATTCAACCAGCACAAATCCTGCCCATTGATAAGGACTGATAAATCGCTCTTTCATTGCTTTTTGGGCTAATCGAAATGCTTCCGGAATGCTTCTATTCTTATTTTGATTATCGCTTGGATCGACCCCCAACCAATTTTTATAAAATGAAATCATGAATTCAGATGTTTCTAAATCTGGCACCTGCCATAAACTCATGATGATATATTTAACACCTGCAATTTTAAATGCCCGTTGCAATCCATACACTCCTTCATTTCCTTGAATATCACCCAAGCCTGTTTCGCAGGCTGATAAAACAACCAACTCGGTATTGGATAAATTCATTTGAGAAATTTCATAAGCAGTTAATATACCATCTTCTTTGCCAGCTAGGATATTCTTCCCCTGCCAGGTATCGTTTCCATTAGCAAGTATCAATCCGGAACGCATCATAGGTTGCTCAGAAATTACAAACTCAGGCTGGTCGCTTGTAATAAATTGAGGCTTTATTGAAGCCGCTTTTGCGGTTCCCTCACTTGCCGCACTGTCGTGCGCCATTCTGCCTCTGGCAGAACTCGTTCGGTCAGGATAAAAAAATCCATGGGTTGCTATGTTAATGATCCTTGGTGACGGTTTACTTGATAAACCTAACTCTTTGAAAGATTCTTCGCTTGCATCATAACCCGTTTTTAATGTAACACTGAATCCAGCAGCTATCAATAGATCATTCAAAGTCTTCACTTCGTGTTCTGTACCATCCAGAAATGGCCAGGAACTTCTACCTCTGGTTGAATCTATAGCTATATCTTTTAAATCCGCTTGTTGATTTTGTGTTACTCCAGTTAAAGAAGCAGTATCCGAAGTATT
Protein-coding sequences here:
- a CDS encoding peptidoglycan DD-metalloendopeptidase family protein, whose amino-acid sequence is MKNHCIKTLLIAVSVLLSIPLIAQIPIHDPGIQVDESSFFTNNAMNPCVTETLYKNIEQRCMENNQRMQPEKKMQTAVVSLEWPLRAADRLTDCSFYRVSAYVDQNTTSGAFQDFNCGTNTYDGHRGTDISIWPYNYLKMDSNWVEVIAAAPGMIIDKHDGEFDKNCATNTMMPNYIVVQHADGSRALYLHMKKNSLTAKTIGQSLELGEFIGIVGSSGNSSGPHLHFEVWAGATVATRIDPFKGTCNALNTTSWWAKQNDYKETAIVKVSSNSTDIVIPACPATEIPNETNVFQIPFQGSGLPAGFAKFYIFLRDELSGMTADISILNPDGSVFTSWTYTSPADSKTRIQGWSKKLPTNPGKYTFKAIYNGKTCVSQFEITLPVQTKTEKVNSDFIIYPNPTNGQFTIQLGEACDGTLKISTMLGTTVYTERISQRRTELNIPVRNGIYFYEFQNDNGQKQSGKIQIEN